One genomic region from Rosa rugosa chromosome 1, drRosRugo1.1, whole genome shotgun sequence encodes:
- the LOC133726652 gene encoding probable methyltransferase PMT9, whose amino-acid sequence MKHRNDVSFPKLLKSVLLGLTVCLGLLCFYYGWSFAPGSRRSDHEEFDPVFGGSLTHRRRREAELEPEPPKSIPICDMQFSELIPCLDRNLIYQLKLKVNLTLMEHYERHCPPPERRYNCLIPPPLGYKVPVRWPASRDEVWKVNIPHTSLAEEKSDQNWMVVNGDKINFPGGGTHFHTGADKYIVALSKMLKFPDFKFNNGGNIRNVLDVGCGVASFGAYLLSHHVIAMSLAPNDVHENQIQFALERGIPATLGILGTKRLTYPSRSFELAHCSRCRIDWLQRDGILLLELDRLLRPGGYFVYTSPEAYAHDPENQKIWNAMSDLSKRMCWKVAAKKEQSVVWAKPLTNSCYLKRDPWTQPPLCNSDDDPDAIWNVSMKTCISQYSAKVHRDRGSRLAPWPQRLTTPPPRLEEIGVSPEEFQEDTSIWHFRVIEYWKQMKSVIQRNSFRNVMDMNSQLGGFATALNGKDVWVMNVAPVHVSAKLKIVYDRGLIGTAHDWCEAFSTYPRTYDLLHAWAVFSDIEERGCSAEDLLIEMDRILRPNGFVIIRDKPSVINYIRKSVTALKWDDWLSEVEPRVDALSSGEERVLIARKKLWDDKHTTM is encoded by the exons ATGAAGCACAGGAATGACGTCAGCTTCCCCAAGTTGCTCAAGTCCGTTCTGCTCGGCCTCACTGTGTGCCTGGGTCTCCTCTGTTTCTACTACGGCTGGTCCTTCGCTCCCGGCTCCCGCCGCTCCGACCACGAAGAATTCGACCCGGTTTTCGGTGGGTCCCTCACCCATCGTCGTCGCCGCGAGGCCGAGCTCGAGCCCGAGCCCCCCAAAAGCATTCCC ATTTGTGATATGCAATTCTCGGAGTTGATACCTTGTCTCGATAGAAACCTCATTTACCAGCTGAAATTGAAGGTAAATTTGACACTTATGGAGCATTACGAACGGCATTGTCCCCCGCCGGAGCGGCGGTACAATTGCTTGATACCACCGCCATTAGGATACAAG GTCCCGGTGAGATGGCCAGCGAGTAGAGATGAAGTGTGGAAGGTCAACATCCCCCATACGTCTCTTGCAGAGGAGAAATCGGATCAGAATTGGATGGTTGTGAATGGTGACAAGATCAATTTCCCGGGCGGAGGGACACATTTCCATACTGGAGCTGATAAGTACATTGTTGCTCTTTCCAAG ATGCTTAAGTTTCCTGATTTTAAGTTCAACAACGGTGGAAATATTCGCAATGTTCTTGATGTGGGTTGTGGAGTTGCAAGTTTTGGGGCGTATCTTCTTTCTCATCATGTCATTGCCATGTCCCTTGCTCCTAATGATGTGCATGAGAATCAAATACAATTTGCATTAGAGAGGGGGATTCCAGCAACTCTTGGAATCTTGGGCACAAAAAGACTTACTTATCCTAGCAGATCATTTGAGCTGGCTCATTGCTCACGCTGCCGGATAGATTGGCTTCAAAGAGATGGAATCCTCTTATTAGAGCTTGACAGGTTACTAAGACCTGGAGGGTATTTTGTGTACACTTCTCCTGAAGCGTATGCTCATGATCCTGAAAATCAAAAGATCTGGAATGCTATGTCTGATCTTTCAAAAAGAATGTGCTGGAAAGTTGCAGCCAAGAAAGAGCAGAGTGTTGTATGGGCCAAGCCACTGACTAATAGTTGTTACTTGAAGAGAGATCCTTGGACCCAACCCCCTCTGTGCAATTCTGATGATGACCCAGATGCAATTTGGAATGTGAGCATGAAGACGTGCATTTCTCAATATTCTGCAA AAGTGCATAGGGATAGAGGAAGCAGACTTGCCCCTTGGCCTCAGAGGCTTACAACACCACCCCCTCGCCTGGAGGAAATTGGTGTCAGTCCTGAAGAATTCCAAGAGGACACT AGCATATGGCATTTTAGAGTCATTGAATACTGGAAGCAGATGAAGTCTGTCATACAGAGAAATTCATTCAGAAATGTCATGGATATGAATTCACAGCTTGGTGGATTTGCTACTGCCTTGAATGGAAAAGATGTCTGGGTTATGAATGTTGCTCCTGTCCATGTATCTGCCAAATTGAAGATTGTTTATGATCGGGGCTTGATTGGAACTGCTCATGACTG GTGTGAAGCGTTTTCCACATACCCACGTACATATGATCTTCTACATGCATGGGCAGTATTTTCAGATATTGAGGAACGTGGATGCAGTGCAGAGGATCTATTGATTGAAATGGATAGGATACTGAGACCCAATGGGTTTGTCATCATAAGAGACAAACCCTCTGTTATAAACTATATCCGAAAGTCTGTGACTGCCTTGAAGTGGGACGACTGGTTATCAGAAGTCGAACCTCGAGTTGATGCTCTTTCCTCAGGTGAAGAGAGAGTTTTGATTGCAAGAAAGAAGTTGTGGGATGACAAGCATACGACAATGtga
- the LOC133726651 gene encoding WEB family protein At3g51220, translating to METQNLQTLPVPHDYHANVDSSRPFRSVKEAVAVFGERLLLGEFFSSPSPKPPQLLPCYTEQEVEISSPRNKSVISSPSTSADPHSKESDNVLDSLKKLEAELEETKVELKMLKERESETEVALATLNAELHKNMSKLAQAEAVAAAKAAASSDHHVISSMRSNSEEAEKSAKKDQWSMIRMEDTTTLAQILSISSQHENQCGYYGSGGNRERNYKMMKKKPIVPLLQDLFSWKKGSSTPLHDHIYSSPKLYY from the coding sequence ATGGAGACCCAAAATCTTCAAACCCTTCCAGTACCTCATGATTACCACGCGAATGTTGACAGTTCACGACCCTTCCGCTCAGTCAAGGAAGCTGTTGCCGTCTTTGGAGAGCGGCTTCTCCTCGGAGAGTTCTTCTCATCACCATCCCCTAAACCGCCGCAGCTGCTGCCATGTTACACCGAGCAAGAAGTAGAAATTTCTTCACCAAGGAACAAGTCTGTCATCTCATCACCAAGTACTAGTGCTGATCCACATAGTAAAGAAAGTGATAATGTTTTGGATAGTCTCAAGAAACTTGAGGCTGAGCTTGAGGAAACAAAGGTGGAGTTGAAGATGCTCAAGGAGAGAGAGTCTGAAACCGAGGTGGCCTTGGCAACCTTGAATGCAGAGCTTCACAAGAACATGTCCAAGTTGGCTCAGGCTGAGGCGGTCGCAGCAGCAAAAGCAGCGGCTAGTAGTGATCACCATGTTATCAGTTCGATGAGATCAAATTCGGAGGAAGCAGAGAAGAGTGCTAAGAAGGATCAGTGGTCGATGATAAGGATGGAGGACACTACTACTTTGGCTCAGATATTAAGCATTAGTTCTCAACATGAGAATCAATGTGGTTATTATGGGAGCGGAGGAAACAGAGAGAGGAATTataagatgatgaagaagaagcctATTGTTCCTCTTCTGCAGGACTTGTTTTCCTGGAAAAAGGGGTCGTCTACTCCTCTCCATGACCATATTTATTCGTCTCCGAAACTCTACTATTGA
- the LOC133706995 gene encoding uridine kinase-like protein 5 isoform X1, with amino-acid sequence MDSEAVASSLSIGIKHHLSLQSNNASSSSSPRAPTKQSFFIGVAGGTASGKTTVCNLIISQLRDQRVVLVNQDSFYHSLNEEKLKSVHEYNFDHPESFDTELLLSCMEKLKLGQAVSIPNYDFKTHQSIEPARQVNPSDIIILEGILVLHDPRVRDLMNMKIFVDTDSDVRLSRRIQRDTVERGRNIQNVLEQYTKFVKPSFDEFILPSKKYADIIIPRGGDNDVAIDLIVQHIHTKLGQHDLCKIYPNLFLIFSTFQIRGMHTLIRDAQTTKHDFVFYSDRLIRLVVEHGLGHLPFQEQQIITPTGSIYSGVVFCKRLCGVSVIRSGESMENALRACCKGIKIGKILIHGEGNSGRQVCVIISFFHILLFVCLMSLQCMLLQLIYEKLPKDISSRHVLFLDPVLSSGNSAIKAISLLLSKGVPESNIIFLNLIAAPEGIHAVLKRFPMLKLVTSEIDLSLNEDLRVIPGMGEFGDRYFGTDSNETGSGSSSSSSSKTPK; translated from the exons ATGGATTCTGAAGCCGTGGCTTCTTCATTGAGCATTGGCATCAAACaccatctctctctccaatCTAATAATGCATCCTCCTCCTCTAGTCCGAGGGCCCCAACTAAGCAATCCTTTTTCATTG GTGTTGCTGGAGGAACTGCATCTGGAAAAACTACAGTGTGCAATTTGATCATCTCCCAACTCCGTGATCAGCGTGTTGTTTTAGTAAATCAA GATTCATTTTATCACTCCTTGAATGAGGAGAAGTTGAAGTCGGTGCATGAATACAACTTTGACCATCCTG AGTCCTTTGATACGGAGTTGTTGCTTTCTTGTATGGAGAAATTAAAGCTTGGACAGGCAGTTAGCATCCCAAATTATGATTTTAAGACCCATCAAAGCATAGAACCCGCTCGCCAG GTTAACCCCTCAGACATTATCATTTTAGAAGGAATACTTGTTCTCCATGATCCTCGTGTCCGTGATCTCATGAACATGAAAATCTTCGTCGACACAG ACTCTGATGTACGGCTCTCTAGGAGAATTCAACGTGATACTGTAGAAAGAGGCAGAAATATACAGAATGTGCTTGAACAA TATACCAAATTCGTGAAGCCTAGTTTTGATGAATTCATATTGCCCTCGAAAAAGTATGCAGATATAATCATTCCTCGAGGTGGAGATAATGATGTTGCAATTGACTTGATAGTACAACATATTCATACAAAGCTTGGCCAACATGATCTGTGTAAAATATATCCAAATCTTTTCCTTATCTTTTCCACATTTCAG ATACGAGGAATGCATACATTAATCCGTGATGCCCAAACAACAAAGCATGACTTTGTCTTTTACTCAGACCGACTTATTCGATTG GTTGTGGAGCATGGGCTAGGTCATCTTCCCTTCCAAGAACAACAGATTATTACCCCAACAG GATCTATATACAGTGGAGTTGTTTTCTGTAAAAGGTTGTGCGGTGTTTCTGTTATTAGAAG TGGAGAAAGCATGGAGAATGCACTCAGAGCATGTTGTAAGGGAATAAAAATCGGAAAAATCCTCATCCACGGAGAGGGTAACAGTGGTCGACAGGTTTGTGTAATAATATCATTCTTTCACATCCTTCTCTTTGTCTGTCTAATGTCCTTGCAATGTATGTTGCTGCAGTTAATCTATGAGAAGCTACCGAAAGACATCTCAAGCCGCCATGTCTTATTCCTCGATCCTGTTCTGTCTTCAG GAAACTCTGCCATCAAAGCTATATCTCTGCTACTCAGTAAGGGCGTACCAGAATCCAACATCATCTTCCTTAATCTTATAGCA GCACCGGAGGGAATACATGCTGTTTTGAAGAGATTTCCAATGCTAAAACTTGTTACATCAGAGATTGACTTATCTTTGAATGAAGATTTGCGTGTCATCCCAGGAATGGGAGAGTTTGGAGATCGTTATTTTGGTACAGATAGTAATGAGACCGGTTCTGGTTCAAGTTCGAGTTCAAGCTCAAAGACACCTAAATAA
- the LOC133706995 gene encoding uridine kinase-like protein 5 isoform X2: MDSEAVASSLSIGIKHHLSLQSNNASSSSSPRAPTKQSFFIGVAGGTASGKTTVCNLIISQLRDQRVVLVNQDSFYHSLNEEKLKSVHEYNFDHPESFDTELLLSCMEKLKLGQAVSIPNYDFKTHQSIEPARQVNPSDIIILEGILVLHDPRVRDLMNMKIFVDTDSDVRLSRRIQRDTVERGRNIQNVLEQYTKFVKPSFDEFILPSKKYADIIIPRGGDNDVAIDLIVQHIHTKLGQHDLCKIYPNLFLIFSTFQIRGMHTLIRDAQTTKHDFVFYSDRLIRLVVEHGLGHLPFQEQQIITPTGSIYSGVVFCKRLCGVSVIRSGESMENALRACCKGIKIGKILIHGEGNSGRQLIYEKLPKDISSRHVLFLDPVLSSGNSAIKAISLLLSKGVPESNIIFLNLIAAPEGIHAVLKRFPMLKLVTSEIDLSLNEDLRVIPGMGEFGDRYFGTDSNETGSGSSSSSSSKTPK, translated from the exons ATGGATTCTGAAGCCGTGGCTTCTTCATTGAGCATTGGCATCAAACaccatctctctctccaatCTAATAATGCATCCTCCTCCTCTAGTCCGAGGGCCCCAACTAAGCAATCCTTTTTCATTG GTGTTGCTGGAGGAACTGCATCTGGAAAAACTACAGTGTGCAATTTGATCATCTCCCAACTCCGTGATCAGCGTGTTGTTTTAGTAAATCAA GATTCATTTTATCACTCCTTGAATGAGGAGAAGTTGAAGTCGGTGCATGAATACAACTTTGACCATCCTG AGTCCTTTGATACGGAGTTGTTGCTTTCTTGTATGGAGAAATTAAAGCTTGGACAGGCAGTTAGCATCCCAAATTATGATTTTAAGACCCATCAAAGCATAGAACCCGCTCGCCAG GTTAACCCCTCAGACATTATCATTTTAGAAGGAATACTTGTTCTCCATGATCCTCGTGTCCGTGATCTCATGAACATGAAAATCTTCGTCGACACAG ACTCTGATGTACGGCTCTCTAGGAGAATTCAACGTGATACTGTAGAAAGAGGCAGAAATATACAGAATGTGCTTGAACAA TATACCAAATTCGTGAAGCCTAGTTTTGATGAATTCATATTGCCCTCGAAAAAGTATGCAGATATAATCATTCCTCGAGGTGGAGATAATGATGTTGCAATTGACTTGATAGTACAACATATTCATACAAAGCTTGGCCAACATGATCTGTGTAAAATATATCCAAATCTTTTCCTTATCTTTTCCACATTTCAG ATACGAGGAATGCATACATTAATCCGTGATGCCCAAACAACAAAGCATGACTTTGTCTTTTACTCAGACCGACTTATTCGATTG GTTGTGGAGCATGGGCTAGGTCATCTTCCCTTCCAAGAACAACAGATTATTACCCCAACAG GATCTATATACAGTGGAGTTGTTTTCTGTAAAAGGTTGTGCGGTGTTTCTGTTATTAGAAG TGGAGAAAGCATGGAGAATGCACTCAGAGCATGTTGTAAGGGAATAAAAATCGGAAAAATCCTCATCCACGGAGAGGGTAACAGTGGTCGACAG TTAATCTATGAGAAGCTACCGAAAGACATCTCAAGCCGCCATGTCTTATTCCTCGATCCTGTTCTGTCTTCAG GAAACTCTGCCATCAAAGCTATATCTCTGCTACTCAGTAAGGGCGTACCAGAATCCAACATCATCTTCCTTAATCTTATAGCA GCACCGGAGGGAATACATGCTGTTTTGAAGAGATTTCCAATGCTAAAACTTGTTACATCAGAGATTGACTTATCTTTGAATGAAGATTTGCGTGTCATCCCAGGAATGGGAGAGTTTGGAGATCGTTATTTTGGTACAGATAGTAATGAGACCGGTTCTGGTTCAAGTTCGAGTTCAAGCTCAAAGACACCTAAATAA
- the LOC133726649 gene encoding LOW QUALITY PROTEIN: GDSL esterase/lipase At5g14450-like (The sequence of the model RefSeq protein was modified relative to this genomic sequence to represent the inferred CDS: inserted 1 base in 1 codon): MVGMEIWKQLVLLPCGLFLSLWVLGVSGGALPSCAFPAIYNFGDSNSDTGGISAAFEPIRAPYGEGFFRKPAGRDSDGRLIIDFIAEHLRLPYLSAYLNSLGTNYGHGANFATGGSTIRKPNETIFEYGISPFSLDMQTAQFLQFKARTADLFRQAKNPSDRSKLPNPQDFAKALYTFDIGQNDLSVGFRKLSFDQLRAEIPDIVNQLATAVRRIYEQGGRAFWIHNTGPIGCLPVNLFYNLNPAPGYVDEHGCVKGQNDMAIEFNRQLKDRVIKLRAELPQAAITYVDAYXCKYGLISNAKNEGFVDPMKVCCGYHVRYDHVWCGNKATVNGSLVYGASCGNPSSSISWDGVHYTQAANQWVANHILNGALSNPPIPITQACHRS; encoded by the exons ATGGTGGGAATGGAGATTTGGAAACAACTAGTGCTGCTGCCTTGTGGGTTGTTCTTGTCTTTGTGGGTTCTGGGTGTGAGCGGTGGTGCGTTACCATCTTGTGCTTTTCCGGCAATCTACAACTTCGGCGACTCGAACTCCGACACCGGCGGGATCTCAGCCGCATTTGAACCGATTCGGGCACCCTACGGCGAGGGGTTCTTTCGTAAACCAGCTGGAAGGGACTCCGATGGTCGTCTCATCATAGACTTCATAG CTGAGCACCTAAGGTTGCCATACTTGAGTGCATACTTGAACTCGCTGGGAACAAATTACGGGCATGGTGCAAATTTTGCCACCGGAGGATCAACCATTAGAAAGCCGAATGAGACCATTTTCGAGTATGGGATAAGCCCCTTTTCGCTTGATATGCAGACGGCTCAGTTCCTGCAGTTCAAAGCTCGAACAGCTGATCTATTTCGACAAG CCAAGAATCCCTCTGATAGAAGCAAACTTCCAAACCCTCAAGACTTTGCAAAGGCACTCTATACGTTTGATATTGGGCAAAATGATCTCTCTGTTGGTTTTCGAAAGCTAAGCTTTGATCAGCTTCGTGCAGAAATTCCAGACATTGTAAACCAGCTGGCCACAGCAGTCCGA CGTATATACGAACAAGGGGGGAGGGCATTTTGGATACACAACACTGGTCCGATTGGGTGCTTGCCAGTGAATCTGTTCTACAATCTTAATCCCGCACCAGGTTATGTCGATGAACATGGCTGTGTCAAGGGCCAAAACGACATGGCCATAGAATTCAACAGGCAGCTCAAGGACAGAGTCATCAAACTAAGAGCTGAGCTCCCACAAGCTGCAATTACATATGTAGATGCCT GCTGCAAGTATGGACTCATCAGCAATGCAAAGAATGAAG GGTTTGTGGATCCAATGAAGGTTTGCTGTGGGTATCATGTGCGATATGACCATGTGTGGTGTGGAAACAAAGCAACTGTAAATGGAAGTCTAGTATATGGTGCTTCATGTGGAAATCCTTCATCTTCTATAAGCTGGGATGGAGTTCACTACACTCAGGCTGCCAATCAGTGGGTTGCTAATCATATACTCAATGGCGCCTTGTCCAACCCACCGATTCCCATTACTCAAGCTTGTCATAGGAGCTAG
- the LOC133726648 gene encoding GDSL esterase/lipase At5g14450-like, translating into MSTYMFSAVEKMEMERFLVVSILVTCVLVISVGGEEDESSPSASVSACEFPAIYNFGDSNSDTGGISAAFYAMASPYGETFFHRPAGRASDGRLIIDFIAEKLGLPYLSSYLDSIRSNFRHGANFASGGATVRRQNESWFENGASPFPLDIQFVQYDQFKARTTTLYNQAKELSDIQDLPRAEDFSKALYTFDIGQNDLAAGFRKMSTEQFLAEIPDIVNQLATAIRSLYDRGARAFWIHNTGPIGCLGVTLHYIHDPSPPGYLDRHGCVKFQNHMARQFNRLLKQKVIQLRKELPLSAITYVNVFAAKYKLISNAKKLGFFDKTKICCGYHEDYDHVWCGNKGKINGSEIYAGSCEDPSLYISWDGVHYTEAANHWIANQIATGSFSDPPVSITNACHRP; encoded by the exons ATGAGTACATACATGTTTAGTGCAGTAGAGAAAATGGAGATGGAAAGATTTTTGGTTGTGAGCATTTTGGTAACATGTGTGCTAGTAATCAGTGTGGGAGGTGAAGAAGATGAATCGTCACCTTCGGCTTCAGTTTCGGCTTGTGAGTTTCCAGCAATCTATAACTTTGGAGACTCGAATTCAGATACCGGTGGTATATCCGCTGCATTCTACGCAATGGCATCACCCTACGGTGAAACTTTCTTCCACAGACCAGCTGGAAGGGCCAGTGATGGTCGTCTAATAATAGATTTTATAG CCGAGAAGCTGGGGTTGCCATACCTGAGTTCATATTTGGACTCAATTCGGAGCAATTTCCGACACGGTGCCAATTTTGCTTCAGGAGGAGCAACCGTCAGGCGGCAGAATGAGTCATGGTTTGAGAATGGTGCGAGTCCTTTTCCCCTTGACATCCAGTTTGTGCAGTATGATCAGTTCAAGGCGCGTACCACCACTCTTTACAACCAAG CTAAGGAACTTTCTGACATACAAGATCTACCCAGAGCAGAAGACTTCTCAAAGGCTCTTTACACATTCGATATAGGCCAAAATGATCTAGCTGCTGGTTTTCGGAAAATGAGTACCGAGCAATTTCTAGCAGAAATTCCAGACATTGTTAACCAGTTGGCCACAGCCATCCGA AGTTTGTATGACCGAGGGGCAAGGGCATTCTGGATACACAACACTGGTCCAATAGGTTGCTTGGGAGTGACATTACACTACATCCATGACCCGAGCCCTCCCGGATACCTTGATCGCCACGGTTGCGTCAAGTTTCAAAACCACATGGCGAGACAGTTCAACAGGCTGCTCAAACAGAAAGTGATCCAACTAAGGAAGGAACTCCCTCTTTCTGCAATAACTTATGTCAATGTCTTTGCTGCTAAGTATAAGCTCATCAGCAATGCAAAGAAGCTTG GTTTTTTCGATAAAACGAAGATCTGCTGTGGATATCATGAAGATTATGACCATGTGTGGTGTGGGAATAAGGGAAAGATAAATGGGAGTGAAATTTATGCAGGTTCATGTGAAGATCCTTCCTTGTATATAAGCTGGGATGGTGTGCACTATACTGAGGCTGCAAATCATTGGATTGCTAATCAGATTGCCACTGGTTCATTCTCAGATCCCCCAGTTTCAATCACAAATGCATGTCATAGGCCTTGA
- the LOC133726647 gene encoding elongation factor Tu, chloroplastic-like translates to MASAIGAPPSSKLLFTPSPTTPSLSHPTHLSLSTPKALASKPLFSSSSAAAFNVVVVSPSLPRRRCFAVRMARGKFERKKPHVNIGTIGHVDHGKTTLTAALTMALASMGNSAPKKYDEIDAAPEERARGITINTATVEYETATRHYAHVDCPGHADYVKNMITGAAQMDGAILVVSGADGPMPQTKEHVLLAKQVGVPNVVVFLNKQDQVDDAELLELVELEVRDLLSSYEFPGDDVPVVSGSALLALEALMANPKIKRGENEWVDKIYDLMDCVDDYIPIPQRQTDLPFLLAVEDVFSITGRGTVATGRVERGKVKVGDHVDVVGLRETRNTTVTGVEMFQKTLDEALAGDNVGLLLRGIQKMDIQRGMVVSKPGSITPHTKFEAIVYVLKKEEGGRHSPFFAGYRPQFYMRTTDVTGKVTQIMNDSDEVSKMVMPGDRVKMVVELIMPVACEQGMRFAIREGGKTVGAGVIQSIIQ, encoded by the coding sequence ATGGCTTCTGCTATCGGAGCCCCACCCTCATCAAAACTCCTCTTCACTCCCTCACCCACCACACCCTCACTTTCTCATCCCACCcacctttctctctctacaCCCAAAGCCCTAGCATCAAAGCCCctcttctcttcctcctctgcCGCCGCCTTCAATGTCGTCGTCGTCTCCCCCTCGCTCCCGCGGCGCCGATGCTTCGCCGTCCGGATGGCGCGTGGCAAGTTCGAGCGGAAGAAGCCCCACGTCAACATCGGCACCATCGGCCACGTCGACCACGGCAAGACCACCCTCACCGCCGCCCTCACCATGGCCCTGGCCTCCATGGGGAACAGTGCCCCCAAGAAGTACGACGAGATCGACGCCGCGCCGGAGGAGCGCGCGCGCGGCATCACCATCAACACCGCCACCGTCGAGTACGAGACCGCCACGCGCCACTACGCGCACGTCGACTGCCCCGGCCACGCCGACTACGTCAAGAACATGATCACCGGCGCCGCGCAGATGGACGGCGCCATCCTCGTCGTCTCCGGCGCCGACGGCCCGATGCCGCAGACGAAGGAGCACGTCCTGCTGGCCAAGCAGGTCGGCGTCCCCAATGTGGTGGTGTTCTTGAACAAACAGGACCAGGTGGACGACGCCGAGCTGCTTGAGCTGGTGGAATTGGAGGTCAGGGACTTGTTATCGTCCTATGAATTCCCCGGCGACGATGTTCCAGTGGTTTCGGGTTCGGCATTGCTGGCCTTGGAGGCCTTAATGGCGAACCCGAAAATAAAGAGAGGGGAGAATGAATGGGTGGATAAAATTTATGACTTGATGGATTGTGTGGATGACTATATTCCAATTCCGCAGAGGCAGACTGATCTGCCGTTTCTGTTGGCCGTTGAGGATGTGTTTTCGATCACAGGACGTGGCACGGTGGCCACGGGGCGGGTGGAGAGAGGTAAAGTGAAGGTTGGGGACCATGTGGATGTAGTGGGATTGAGAGAGACTAGGAATACAACTGTCACTGGAGTTGAAATGTTTCAGAAAACACTTGATGAGGCACTTGCTGGTGACAATGTAGGGCTTTTGCTGAGGGGTATTCAGAAGATGGATATTCAGAGAGGGATGGTGGTTTCTAAGCCGGGTAGCATCACACCTCACACTAAGTTTGAGGCGATTGTGTATGTGTTGAAGAAGGAAGAGGGTGGGAGGCATTCACCGTTCTTTGCAGGGTATAGGCCTCAGTTTTACATGAGGACTACTGATGTGACCGGTAAGGTGACGCAGATTATGAATGACAGTGATGAGGTGTCGAAGATGGTTATGCCGGGAGACAGAGTGAAGATGGTGGTCGAGCTTATAATGCCGGTGGCTTGTGAGCAAGGGATGAGATTTGCCATTAGGGAAGGTGGCAAGACTGTTGGGGCTGGTGTCATTCAGTCTATTATTCAGTGA
- the LOC133726650 gene encoding uncharacterized protein LOC133726650 codes for MTQFHALLLSRSLSRTVKVTDKPAMATSEEKTNNTKEGNNLLGSPTFKELDNGRFQCVETGHQLLAKDIESYSQSKRCRLGLIEFALSHKKPPLNMFKQDPLSRSKLVCKLTEDTINKSEEHIWKHINGKRFLNKLEEMEEQKLTVNEMEEELDDHKPEKVSKPGKDGARKEKKEKKKKKKKEEAKEEDDGDDEIISEIPKSPSEENDSEEAEFWIPPPGARWDFDDGGDRWGSDSESESNDENKSGEVDGIVEDDDEESEEISMRTKRMSIEIGPSSFASRKKKSKKNTA; via the exons ATGACCCAATTTCACGCTCTTCTTCTCTCTCGCTCCCTCTCTAGAACTGTGAAGGTCACAGACAAACCAGCAATGGCGACGAGTGAGGAGAAGACCAACAATACTAAAGAAGGGAACAACCTACTGGGCTCGCCGACCTTCAAGGAGCTCGATAATGGTCGCTTCCAGTGCGTCGAGACTGGCCACCAATTACTGGCCAAAGACATTGAATCCTACTCTCAGAGCAAACGGTGCCGTTTGGGTCTCATCGAATTCGCACTCTCTCATAAGAAGCCTCCTCTCAACATGTTCAAGCAGGACCCTCTTTCTCG TTCAAAGTTGGTGTGTAAGCTAACCGAGGATACCATCAATAAGTCAGAGGAACACATTTGGAAGCATATTAATGGGAAACGATTCCTCAACAAACTGG AAGAAATGGAAGAACAAAAGCTAACAGTAAATGAAATGGAAGAAGAGCTGGATGATCACAAACCTGAAAAAGTATCTAAGCCAGGCAAAGATGGTGCCAGGAAGgagaaaaaggagaagaaaaagaagaagaagaaggaggaggcaaaggaggaggatgatggtgatgatgagatTATCTCTGAAATACCCAAGTCTCCTAGTGAGGAAAATGATTCTGAAGAAGCTGAGTTTTGGATCCCTCCACCAGGAGCACGTTGGGATTTTGATGATGGCGGTGACAGATGGGGTTCCGATTCAGAGTCAGAGAGCAATGACGAGAACAAAAGTGGCGAGGTTGATGGAATTG ttgaagatgatgatgaggagTCAGAAGAGATCTCAATGCG GACAAAAAGAATGTCCATAGAAATTGGACCAAGCAGCTTTGCatccagaaagaagaagagtaaAAAGAACACTGCATGA